One Alkaliphilus sp. B6464 genomic window carries:
- a CDS encoding TetR/AcrR family transcriptional regulator, which translates to MPKIVSENEKQRIKGLMFEKGVDLIRQKGIKKVTVEDITKAAGIGKGSFYLYYDSKEELLYDIVKRCETNMFNRIEALKGENIDKREKAIKAAKEIYLAPDSIILYVSPTDLENLLHRLPSEIYEKENEKAKDYFKRTSEIFEIDETVCDVNVLSQLMDALSFVASNSNSFYSEGRQKALDILVTAIAEYIAGEDS; encoded by the coding sequence ATGCCCAAAATAGTAAGCGAAAATGAAAAACAGAGAATCAAAGGGTTAATGTTTGAGAAAGGTGTAGACTTAATCAGACAAAAGGGTATAAAAAAGGTCACTGTCGAGGACATTACGAAAGCAGCAGGTATCGGTAAAGGCTCATTCTATTTGTACTATGATTCCAAAGAAGAACTGCTTTATGATATTGTAAAACGTTGTGAAACCAATATGTTTAACCGCATTGAGGCATTGAAAGGCGAGAATATTGACAAGAGGGAAAAAGCAATAAAAGCGGCGAAAGAAATATATCTGGCACCCGATAGTATCATTTTGTATGTTTCGCCAACTGATCTCGAAAACCTTTTACATAGACTGCCGAGTGAAATATATGAAAAGGAAAATGAAAAGGCAAAAGACTACTTCAAACGAACATCTGAAATTTTTGAAATAGATGAAACAGTTTGCGATGTCAATGTACTATCACAGCTTATGGATGCCCTTAGTTTCGTCGCTTCCAACAGTAATAGTTTCTATTCTGAAGGTAGGCAGAAGGCTTTAGATATTCTTGTGACTGCTATAGCCGAATATATCGCAGGAGAAGACAGCTAA